In Anaerostipes hadrus ATCC 29173 = JCM 17467, a single genomic region encodes these proteins:
- a CDS encoding LL-diaminopimelate aminotransferase: protein MFKINDNYLKLPGSYLFSTIAKKVNAYSEANPDKNIIRLGIGDVTQPLAPAIIDSLHKAVDEMGHAETFHGYAPDLGYEFLRNAIAKNDYQDRGADIKADEIFVSDGAKCDSGNIQEIFAQDNKIAVCDPVYPVYVDTNVMAGRAGTYDKATETWSDVIYMPCTAENNFAPDFPSEVPDIIYLCFPNNPTGSTITKDQLQGWVDYANKNGCVIIYDAAYEAYISEDNVAHTIYECEGARTCAIELKSFSKNAGFTGVRLGYTVIPKDLKCGDTQLHALWARRHGTKYNGAPYIVQRAGEAVYSEAGKAQLKEQVGYYMNNAKVIFNGLQDAGYTVSGGVNAPYIWLKTPDNMTSWEFFDHLLEDANVVGTPGSGFGPSGEGYFRLTAFGNYENTVEAIERIKRM from the coding sequence ATGTTTAAAATTAACGACAATTACTTGAAACTGCCTGGAAGTTATTTATTTTCTACAATTGCGAAAAAAGTAAATGCATATTCCGAGGCAAACCCTGACAAAAATATTATTCGTTTAGGAATTGGAGACGTAACACAGCCTCTGGCACCAGCGATCATTGACTCTTTACACAAAGCAGTAGATGAAATGGGACATGCAGAAACATTTCACGGATACGCACCAGACCTTGGATATGAATTTTTAAGAAATGCAATCGCAAAGAATGATTATCAGGATCGTGGAGCAGATATCAAAGCAGATGAAATCTTTGTAAGTGATGGAGCAAAATGTGATTCTGGAAATATTCAGGAAATCTTTGCACAGGATAACAAGATTGCCGTATGTGACCCTGTATACCCAGTATATGTAGATACAAACGTTATGGCAGGAAGAGCCGGAACATATGATAAAGCAACAGAAACATGGAGCGATGTTATCTACATGCCATGTACAGCAGAGAATAACTTCGCACCAGATTTCCCAAGCGAAGTGCCAGATATCATTTACCTTTGCTTCCCTAACAATCCAACTGGATCAACAATCACAAAAGACCAGTTACAGGGATGGGTAGACTATGCAAACAAAAACGGATGCGTGATCATTTATGATGCAGCATACGAAGCATATATCTCAGAAGATAACGTTGCACATACAATTTATGAATGTGAAGGTGCAAGAACATGTGCGATCGAATTAAAGAGTTTCTCTAAGAACGCAGGATTTACAGGAGTTCGTTTAGGATATACTGTTATCCCTAAAGATTTAAAATGTGGAGATACACAGTTACATGCGTTATGGGCAAGACGTCACGGAACAAAATATAACGGAGCTCCATACATCGTACAGAGAGCTGGAGAAGCAGTTTACTCTGAAGCCGGAAAAGCTCAGTTAAAAGAACAGGTTGGATACTACATGAACAATGCAAAAGTAATCTTTAACGGATTACAGGATGCAGGATACACAGTATCTGGTGGTGTCAATGCACCATACATCTGGTTAAAGACACCAGACAACATGACATCTTGGGAATTCTTCGATCATCTGTTAGAAGATGCCAACGTCGTTGGAACACCAGGATCAGGATTCGGACCAAGCGGAGAAGGATACTTCCGACTTACAGCGTTCGGTAACTATGAGAATACAGTCGAAGCTATTGAACGAATCAAGAGAATGTAA
- a CDS encoding carbamoyl phosphate synthase small subunit gives MNAFLILEDGHVFEGKSFGAQKEVICEVVFNTSMTGYLEVLTDPSYQGQGVVMTYPLIGNYGVCLEDIESEKPWHSAFIVREISRTSSNFRREEDLEDYLKEHDIPGICGVDTRAITKILREHGCMGGMITTNPDFNLDEILPKLKEYTVTDAVKTVSRTEKEHFNGDGFKVALLDLGTKNNIIRSLEKRGCDVTVYPADTTAEEILGDQPDGIMLSNGPGDPKECVQIIKEIKKLYDSEVPIFAICLGHQLMALATGADTEKMRWGHRGGNHPVKDLKSGRVYISSQNHGYVIKEETIDPDVAEVSFINVNDKTIEGLDYKNKNIRTVQFHPEACPGPQDTAYLFDEFMDRMKGAKNA, from the coding sequence ATGAACGCATTTTTGATATTGGAAGACGGACACGTATTTGAGGGAAAAAGTTTTGGAGCCCAAAAAGAAGTGATCTGTGAAGTCGTATTTAATACTTCCATGACAGGCTATTTAGAAGTATTAACAGATCCTTCCTATCAGGGACAGGGAGTCGTAATGACTTACCCACTGATAGGAAATTATGGAGTATGTCTAGAGGACATCGAATCTGAAAAACCTTGGCACTCAGCCTTTATCGTAAGAGAAATCTCAAGAACTTCAAGCAACTTCAGAAGAGAAGAAGACTTAGAAGATTATCTGAAAGAACATGACATTCCAGGTATTTGTGGTGTTGACACAAGAGCTATCACAAAGATTTTAAGAGAACATGGATGCATGGGTGGAATGATCACCACAAATCCTGATTTCAATTTAGATGAAATCCTTCCAAAATTAAAAGAATATACAGTAACAGATGCAGTAAAAACTGTTTCCAGAACAGAAAAAGAACATTTCAATGGAGATGGATTTAAAGTTGCATTATTAGACCTTGGAACAAAGAATAATATTATTCGTTCTTTAGAAAAACGTGGATGTGATGTAACAGTTTATCCAGCAGATACAACAGCAGAAGAAATCTTAGGAGATCAGCCAGACGGTATCATGTTATCAAACGGACCTGGAGATCCAAAAGAATGTGTACAGATCATCAAAGAGATCAAGAAATTATATGACAGCGAGGTACCTATCTTTGCAATCTGTTTAGGACATCAGTTGATGGCACTTGCAACAGGTGCAGACACAGAAAAAATGCGTTGGGGACATCGTGGAGGAAATCATCCGGTGAAAGACTTAAAGAGCGGAAGAGTTTATATTTCTTCTCAGAACCACGGATATGTGATCAAGGAAGAAACAATTGATCCAGATGTTGCAGAAGTTTCCTTTATTAATGTAAATGATAAAACAATCGAAGGATTAGACTATAAAAATAAAAACATTCGAACAGTTCAGTTCCATCCAGAAGCATGCCCTGGACCACAGGATACAGCTTACTTATTTGATGAATTTATGGATAGAATGAAAGGAGCAAAAAATGCCTAA
- the carB gene encoding carbamoyl-phosphate synthase large subunit: MPKREDIKKVLVIGSGPIVIGQAAEFDYAGTQACRALQEEGVEVVLVNSNPATIMTDKDIADKVYIEPLTASVIEKIIEKEKPDSILPTLGGQAALNLAMELVESGYLEKSGVKLIGTSPSTIKKAEDRLEFQQTMEKIGEPIAAGQVVKTVEDGVEFAKVIGYPAVLRPAYTLGGSGGGIAHNQEELETILENGLRLSRVGEVLVERYIGGWKEIEYEVMRDENGTCITICNMENIDPVGVHTGDSIVVAPSQTLGDKEYQMLRTSALNIITELDVHGGCNVQYALNPDSFEYCVIEVNPRVSRSSALASKATGYPIAKVTAKIAIGYTLDEIENAVTKKTYASFEPMLDYCVVKMPRLPFDKFIHAKRTLTTQMKATGEVMSIGTNFEGALMKAIRSLEQHVDSLIFGDYDKLTDDELLKELEKIDDLRIYVIAEAIRRGFDYDTIFNITKIDRWFLDKIAVLVEMEKKLAQADTLDKALLQEAKRLEFPDKVIGSLTGKTEREIKELRNEYNIHASYKMVDTCAAEFDAATPYYYSCYDGENEVEETSGKKKVMVLGSGPIRIGQGIEFDFCSVHSVWALSKEGYETIIVNNNPETVSTDFDVADKLYFEPLTAEDVESIVDLEKPDGAVVQFGGQTAIKLTEALMKMGVPILGTSAENVDAAEDRELFDEILEECCIPRPKGTTVFTCEEAIKVAHELGYPVLVRPSYVLGGQGMQIAVSDEDITAFMEVINRYEQEHPILIDKYLVGKEVEVDAVCDGTDILIPGIMEHVERAGIHSGDSISVYPSINLTDRIKRIIAEYTRKLAKSLHVIGLINIQFIVADDEVYVIEVNPRSSRTVPYISKVTGIPIVALAAKVITGAKIRDLGYEPGLQKESEYYAVKKPVFSFEKLRGAEISLGPEMKSTGECLGISKNFHEALYKAFLGAGVNLPKYKKMILTVKDSDKIDAIDIGRRFEALGYEIFSTKSTCRVLNEAGVHAKQINKLEEESPNLLDLILDDKIDLVIDTPSQGVGRSRDGFLIRRYAIETGVTCLTSLDTADALLTSLETGNRDQLSVVDIAQI, translated from the coding sequence ATGCCTAAGAGAGAAGATATAAAGAAAGTACTTGTAATCGGATCAGGACCGATCGTTATTGGACAGGCAGCAGAATTTGACTATGCAGGAACACAGGCTTGTAGAGCACTTCAGGAAGAGGGAGTGGAAGTAGTCTTAGTAAACTCAAACCCTGCAACGATCATGACAGATAAAGACATTGCAGATAAAGTATATATCGAGCCATTAACAGCTTCTGTCATCGAAAAGATCATTGAAAAAGAAAAACCAGACAGTATCCTTCCAACACTTGGTGGACAGGCAGCCTTAAATCTGGCCATGGAATTAGTAGAGAGCGGATACCTTGAAAAATCCGGAGTGAAATTGATCGGTACATCTCCATCTACGATCAAAAAAGCAGAAGACCGTTTAGAATTCCAGCAGACAATGGAAAAGATCGGGGAACCGATCGCCGCAGGACAGGTTGTTAAAACAGTAGAAGATGGTGTGGAATTCGCTAAAGTGATCGGATATCCAGCAGTACTTCGTCCAGCATATACACTTGGAGGAAGTGGTGGAGGAATCGCCCATAACCAGGAAGAATTAGAGACGATCCTTGAGAATGGTCTTCGTCTAAGCCGTGTAGGTGAAGTATTAGTAGAACGTTACATCGGTGGATGGAAGGAAATCGAATACGAAGTAATGCGTGATGAAAATGGAACATGTATTACAATCTGTAACATGGAAAACATCGACCCAGTTGGTGTTCATACAGGAGACAGTATCGTAGTAGCTCCATCTCAGACTTTAGGAGATAAAGAATACCAGATGCTTCGTACATCTGCATTAAACATCATCACAGAATTAGATGTTCATGGTGGATGTAACGTACAGTACGCATTGAATCCAGACAGCTTTGAATACTGCGTTATTGAGGTAAACCCTCGTGTCAGCCGTTCTTCAGCCTTAGCTTCCAAAGCAACAGGATACCCAATTGCGAAAGTAACAGCAAAGATCGCGATTGGATATACATTAGATGAAATCGAAAATGCGGTAACAAAGAAAACGTATGCAAGTTTTGAGCCAATGCTTGACTATTGTGTAGTGAAAATGCCTAGACTTCCATTCGATAAGTTTATTCATGCAAAACGTACTCTGACAACTCAGATGAAAGCAACTGGAGAAGTTATGAGTATTGGAACAAACTTTGAAGGGGCGTTAATGAAAGCCATCCGTTCCTTAGAGCAGCATGTAGACAGCTTAATTTTCGGTGATTACGATAAATTAACAGATGATGAATTATTAAAAGAACTTGAAAAGATCGACGACCTTCGTATCTATGTGATCGCAGAAGCAATTCGTCGTGGATTTGACTATGATACGATCTTTAACATCACAAAGATTGACCGCTGGTTCTTAGATAAGATCGCAGTCTTAGTTGAGATGGAAAAGAAATTAGCACAAGCCGATACATTAGATAAAGCTTTATTACAGGAAGCAAAACGTTTAGAATTCCCAGATAAAGTGATCGGAAGCTTAACAGGTAAGACAGAACGTGAGATCAAAGAATTAAGAAATGAATATAATATTCATGCATCTTACAAGATGGTAGATACATGTGCAGCTGAGTTTGATGCAGCAACACCTTACTACTATTCTTGCTATGACGGAGAAAATGAAGTCGAAGAAACATCAGGAAAGAAAAAAGTCATGGTACTTGGTTCTGGACCAATCCGTATCGGACAGGGTATCGAATTCGACTTCTGTTCTGTACACAGTGTATGGGCATTAAGCAAAGAAGGATACGAGACAATCATCGTAAACAACAACCCTGAAACAGTTTCTACAGACTTTGATGTTGCTGATAAACTTTATTTTGAGCCATTAACAGCAGAAGATGTAGAAAGTATCGTAGATCTTGAGAAACCAGACGGTGCAGTCGTACAGTTCGGTGGACAGACAGCGATCAAATTAACAGAAGCACTGATGAAGATGGGAGTACCAATCCTTGGAACAAGTGCTGAAAATGTAGATGCAGCTGAAGATAGAGAATTATTTGACGAGATCTTAGAAGAATGCTGTATCCCAAGACCAAAAGGAACAACAGTCTTTACATGCGAAGAAGCAATCAAAGTTGCACATGAACTTGGATATCCAGTGCTTGTAAGACCTTCTTATGTACTTGGTGGACAGGGAATGCAGATTGCGGTATCTGATGAAGATATCACGGCATTTATGGAAGTTATCAACCGTTACGAGCAGGAACATCCAATCTTGATCGATAAATATCTGGTTGGTAAAGAAGTCGAAGTTGATGCTGTTTGTGATGGAACAGATATTCTGATCCCAGGAATCATGGAACATGTGGAACGTGCCGGAATCCATTCAGGAGACAGCATTTCCGTATATCCATCTATTAATTTAACAGACAGGATTAAACGAATCATCGCAGAATATACAAGAAAACTTGCAAAATCATTACACGTTATCGGACTGATCAACATTCAGTTTATCGTAGCAGATGATGAAGTATATGTCATCGAAGTAAACCCAAGATCTAGCCGTACTGTACCTTATATCAGTAAAGTAACAGGTATTCCGATCGTAGCATTAGCAGCGAAAGTGATCACAGGGGCAAAGATCAGAGATCTTGGATATGAACCAGGACTTCAGAAAGAATCTGAATACTATGCAGTGAAGAAACCTGTCTTCTCATTTGAAAAATTAAGAGGAGCAGAGATCAGCCTTGGACCTGAAATGAAATCTACAGGTGAGTGCTTAGGTATTTCTAAGAACTTCCATGAAGCATTATATAAAGCGTTCTTAGGAGCTGGAGTCAATCTTCCAAAATATAAGAAGATGATCTTAACAGTGAAAGACTCCGATAAGATCGATGCGATTGATATTGGACGCAGATTTGAAGCATTAGGATATGAGATTTTCTCAACAAAGAGCACTTGCAGAGTCTTAAATGAAGCTGGAGTTCATGCAAAACAGATTAATAAATTAGAAGAAGAATCTCCAAACTTGCTAGATCTCATTTTAGATGATAAAATTGATTTAGTCATTGATACACCATCTCAGGGTGTAGGTCGAAGCAGAGATGGATTCCTGATCCGCCGTTACGCGATTGAAACAGGAGTAACATGCCTTACAAGTCTTGATACGGCAGATGCTCTACTGACTAGTTTGGAAACAGGAAACAGAGATCAGCTCAGCGTAGTTGATATCGCACAGATTTAA
- a CDS encoding IMP cyclohydrolase: MKKLALAQELKENAYPGRGIVIGRSKDGKKAVTAYFIMGRSENSRNRVFVEEGEGIRTQAFDPAKLEDPSLIIYAPVRVLGDETIVTNGDQTDTVYEGREKGLTFEESLRSREFEPDGPNYTPRISGLMKIKDGTFHYAMSILKSNNGNPESCNRFTYTYENPIAGEGRFIHTYMHDGNPLPSFEGEPKLVAIEEDIDDFTNTLWNSLNDDNKVSLFVRYIDIATGEYETRIVNKNK; the protein is encoded by the coding sequence ATGAAGAAGTTAGCTCTTGCTCAGGAATTAAAGGAAAATGCTTACCCAGGACGAGGAATCGTCATCGGAAGATCCAAAGATGGGAAGAAAGCGGTCACTGCATACTTTATCATGGGACGCAGTGAGAATAGCCGTAATCGTGTCTTTGTAGAAGAAGGGGAAGGAATTCGCACACAGGCATTTGATCCTGCTAAACTAGAAGATCCAAGCCTGATCATTTATGCACCAGTTCGTGTTCTTGGAGACGAGACGATCGTTACGAACGGGGATCAGACAGACACAGTATATGAAGGAAGAGAAAAGGGACTTACCTTTGAAGAATCTTTAAGAAGTCGTGAGTTTGAACCAGACGGACCAAACTATACACCAAGAATTTCTGGTCTGATGAAGATTAAAGATGGGACATTTCACTATGCAATGTCTATTTTAAAGAGTAACAATGGAAATCCAGAAAGTTGCAATCGATTTACATATACATATGAAAATCCAATCGCAGGAGAAGGACGTTTTATCCACACATATATGCATGATGGGAATCCACTTCCAAGTTTTGAAGGAGAACCTAAATTAGTAGCAATCGAAGAAGATATCGATGACTTCACAAATACACTTTGGAACAGCTTAAACGATGACAACAAAGTATCTCTGTTTGTACGTTATATTGATATTGCAACAGGAGAATATGAGACAAGAATCGTAAATAAGAACAAATAA
- a CDS encoding epoxyqueuosine reductase QueH, producing MNKINYQKQLDKVIENLGETKPTLLLHSCCAPCSSYVMEYLSQYFDITIDYYNPNIDSKEEYEKRVHEQQRLVSEMNLPIKVIDAGYAPQTFFDMAKGYEQEPEGGKRCYRCYKLRLDQAAKLAQEGGYDYFTTTLTISPLKNAAWLNELGQKAGELAGVRFLPSDFKKKGGYQRSIQLSKEYNLYRQNFCGCVFSKRESEERMHKEKNI from the coding sequence ATGAACAAAATAAACTACCAAAAACAATTAGATAAAGTAATCGAAAACTTAGGAGAAACCAAACCAACCCTATTACTCCACAGTTGCTGTGCGCCATGTAGCAGCTATGTCATGGAATATCTCTCCCAATATTTTGATATCACCATTGACTACTACAATCCAAATATCGACTCCAAAGAAGAGTATGAAAAAAGAGTCCACGAACAACAGCGTCTGGTCAGTGAAATGAATCTTCCTATTAAAGTGATCGATGCTGGATATGCCCCGCAGACTTTTTTTGATATGGCAAAGGGCTATGAACAGGAACCAGAAGGTGGTAAGAGATGTTATCGTTGTTACAAATTAAGATTGGATCAGGCGGCAAAACTTGCCCAAGAAGGTGGATATGATTATTTCACAACAACCCTTACGATTAGTCCATTAAAAAATGCTGCATGGCTGAATGAACTTGGACAGAAAGCAGGAGAATTAGCAGGAGTTAGATTTCTTCCATCTGATTTTAAAAAGAAAGGTGGTTATCAGAGATCTATTCAATTATCGAAAGAATATAATTTGTATCGTCAGAATTTCTGCGGATGTGTTTTTTCTAAAAGAGAGAGTGAAGAGCGGATGCATAAAGAAAAAAACATATAA
- a CDS encoding ANTAR domain-containing response regulator, giving the protein MRSLVNVIVLFPKQEVARSIRNLLVRSGFEVTAVCATGAQVVQRMEGVEEGLVVCGYKCSDMIYSELREYLSEEVKMLLIASRQYLDDCVYPNVIGLSMPLKGYELVEKTREIVTEISEKQRRRKQRPKQRTREEVRLLEEVKELLMQNNQITESEAHAYIQQRSMNSGVGLIEMAKMIKESLTYQN; this is encoded by the coding sequence GTGAGAAGCTTGGTAAACGTCATCGTTTTATTCCCGAAACAAGAAGTCGCCAGAAGCATTAGGAATCTTCTGGTAAGAAGTGGTTTTGAAGTGACCGCTGTATGTGCAACGGGTGCACAGGTAGTCCAGCGTATGGAAGGTGTTGAAGAAGGACTAGTCGTCTGCGGATACAAATGTTCCGATATGATCTACAGTGAATTAAGAGAATATCTTTCTGAAGAGGTCAAGATGTTGCTGATCGCTTCTCGCCAATATTTAGATGACTGCGTGTATCCGAATGTCATAGGACTTTCGATGCCGTTAAAAGGGTATGAATTAGTCGAGAAAACGAGAGAGATCGTTACCGAAATTTCTGAGAAGCAAAGACGAAGAAAACAACGTCCAAAACAACGTACGAGAGAAGAAGTCCGTCTTCTGGAAGAAGTCAAAGAATTACTGATGCAGAATAATCAGATTACAGAGAGTGAAGCCCACGCATATATACAACAAAGAAGCATGAACAGTGGAGTGGGTCTTATCGAAATGGCAAAGATGATTAAAGAATCATTAACATATCAAAACTAG
- a CDS encoding phosphoribosylaminoimidazolecarboxamide formyltransferase produces the protein MKELELKYGCNPNQKPSRIYMADGSELPIEVLNGRPGYINFLDAFNGWQLVRELKKATGLPAATSFKHVSPAGASVGRPMSDTLKKIYWVDDMGDLSPLACAYARARGADRMSSFGDFISLSDVCDADTARLIKREVSDGVIAPGYTDEALEILKAKKNGNYNIIKIDENYTPAPLEHKQVFGVTFEQGRQELPIDDELLSNIVTENKEIPEEALIDMKISLIVLKYTQSNSVCFVKDGQAIGIGAGQQSRVHCTRLAGQKADNWWLRQCPKVMNLPFKEKIRRADRDNAIDLYIGDEYMDVLADGAWENIFTEKPEVFTKEEKREWLDKLTDVTLGSDAFFPFFDNIERAHKSGVKYIAQPGGSVRDDAVIDCCNKYNMAMAFTGIRLFHH, from the coding sequence ATGAAGGAATTAGAATTAAAGTACGGATGTAATCCAAACCAGAAACCATCAAGAATCTACATGGCAGACGGAAGTGAACTTCCAATTGAAGTATTAAACGGAAGACCAGGGTACATCAACTTTTTGGATGCATTTAATGGATGGCAGCTGGTAAGAGAATTAAAGAAAGCAACAGGACTTCCTGCTGCAACTTCTTTCAAACACGTATCACCTGCGGGAGCATCTGTAGGACGTCCAATGTCTGATACCTTAAAGAAGATCTACTGGGTAGATGATATGGGAGATTTATCTCCATTAGCATGTGCATATGCCAGAGCAAGAGGTGCAGACCGTATGTCTTCATTTGGTGACTTTATTTCTTTATCTGATGTATGTGATGCAGATACAGCACGTCTGATCAAGAGAGAAGTATCTGACGGAGTGATCGCACCAGGATACACAGATGAAGCACTGGAAATCTTAAAAGCAAAGAAAAACGGAAACTATAACATCATCAAGATCGATGAGAACTATACACCAGCACCATTAGAGCATAAACAGGTATTTGGTGTTACATTTGAACAGGGAAGACAGGAACTTCCGATCGATGATGAATTATTATCTAATATCGTGACTGAGAACAAAGAGATTCCAGAAGAAGCATTGATCGATATGAAGATTTCTTTGATCGTATTAAAATACACACAGTCTAACTCTGTATGTTTCGTAAAAGACGGACAGGCGATCGGAATCGGAGCAGGGCAGCAGTCACGTGTGCATTGTACAAGACTTGCAGGACAGAAAGCAGACAACTGGTGGTTAAGACAGTGTCCAAAAGTTATGAACCTGCCATTTAAAGAAAAAATCCGTCGTGCAGACAGAGATAATGCGATCGATCTTTACATTGGAGATGAATACATGGATGTTTTAGCAGACGGAGCATGGGAAAACATCTTCACTGAGAAGCCAGAGGTCTTTACAAAGGAAGAAAAGAGAGAATGGTTAGATAAATTAACAGATGTTACATTGGGATCTGATGCATTCTTCCCATTCTTTGATAACATTGAGAGAGCACATAAGAGTGGTGTAAAATACATCGCACAGCCAGGTGGATCTGTAAGAGATGACGCTGTCATTGACTGCTGTAATAAGTACAACATGGCAATGGCATTTACAGGAATCAGATTATTCCATCACTAA
- the glnA gene encoding type I glutamate--ammonia ligase, giving the protein MGRYTKQDVIDLVRENDVEFIRLQFSDLFGTMKNVAITARQLEKALDNKCTFDGSSVDGFVRIEESDMYLYPDLDSFAIFPWNAGGNRVARLICDVYGQDGLPFAGDPRNVLKRVMVECQKMGYKFNVGPECEFFLFHTDEEGRPTTVSHEKAGYFDVAPLDLGESARRDMILNLEDMGFEIEASHHEVAPAQHEIDFKYDNALRTADNILTFKFIVKYIAKRHGLYASFMPKPITGVDGSGMHLNMSLWKNGKNIFADSKNNLGISEEAFHFMAGVMEHANEMCLITNPLVNSYKRIVPGYEAPVDVSWSPSNRSPLIRVPAARGSGTRLEFRSPDSAANPYLALAVSLAAGLDGIKRKLTPGKGSMKNQYEMAEGEKQEAGINTLPRDMKEALEIFKQSTYMKELLGDHIFNKYVEAKSAEWESYQKFVSQWEVDRYLYKI; this is encoded by the coding sequence ATGGGTCGATACACAAAACAGGATGTGATAGACCTCGTCAGAGAAAATGATGTCGAATTTATCAGACTACAATTTTCTGACTTGTTCGGAACAATGAAGAACGTCGCGATCACCGCAAGACAGCTTGAGAAAGCGTTGGATAATAAGTGTACATTTGATGGATCTAGTGTAGATGGATTTGTCCGTATTGAAGAATCAGATATGTATTTATATCCAGATCTTGACAGCTTTGCAATCTTCCCGTGGAATGCGGGAGGAAACCGCGTGGCAAGATTGATCTGTGATGTATACGGACAAGATGGACTTCCATTTGCTGGAGATCCAAGAAATGTATTAAAACGAGTGATGGTTGAGTGCCAGAAAATGGGTTATAAATTTAACGTCGGTCCGGAATGTGAATTTTTCTTATTCCACACAGATGAAGAAGGCCGCCCAACGACGGTTTCTCATGAGAAAGCCGGATATTTTGATGTAGCTCCGTTAGATTTAGGAGAAAGTGCCAGAAGAGATATGATCTTGAATCTTGAAGATATGGGATTTGAGATCGAGGCATCTCATCATGAAGTTGCACCAGCACAGCATGAGATCGACTTTAAGTATGACAATGCCTTAAGAACGGCCGATAACATCCTCACATTTAAATTCATCGTAAAATATATTGCTAAAAGACATGGACTTTATGCAAGTTTTATGCCAAAACCGATCACTGGAGTGGACGGTTCAGGAATGCATCTTAACATGTCTTTATGGAAGAATGGAAAGAATATTTTTGCTGATTCTAAGAATAATCTTGGAATCAGTGAGGAGGCTTTTCACTTCATGGCTGGAGTTATGGAACATGCAAATGAGATGTGCCTGATTACAAATCCACTGGTAAACTCTTATAAGAGAATCGTGCCAGGATATGAGGCACCTGTGGATGTTTCGTGGTCACCATCGAACAGAAGTCCACTTATCAGAGTACCAGCAGCCCGTGGAAGCGGAACAAGGCTTGAATTTAGAAGCCCTGATTCTGCTGCGAATCCTTACCTTGCACTGGCAGTCAGCCTTGCAGCAGGATTAGATGGGATCAAGCGCAAATTAACACCAGGAAAAGGTTCCATGAAGAATCAGTATGAGATGGCTGAGGGAGAAAAACAAGAAGCAGGGATTAATACACTGCCAAGAGACATGAAAGAAGCTCTTGAGATTTTCAAACAAAGCACTTATATGAAAGAACTTTTAGGAGATCATATTTTTAACAAGTATGTTGAAGCTAAGAGTGCTGAATGGGAGTCTTATCAGAAGTTCGTATCACAATGGGAAGTCGATCGTTATTTATACAAGATCTAA